A genomic window from Triticum urartu cultivar G1812 chromosome 7, Tu2.1, whole genome shotgun sequence includes:
- the LOC125523521 gene encoding AAA-ATPase At3g50940-like, translating into MEMVLDWRSVGSLIATVMVFRTAMRDFIPPEAELWLRRLLARLAAAFRAPTATILIDEADGASSGATNDLYDAAQLYLGSRCLAAAPAVRLYKPRQSERAVASLPDSHTADDTFQGVRVKWTSTARPVERGAGHNPYNVFGSRGGGAGGDHRSLELQFPRQHRDFVHDTYIPHIIDEATRMRLKSRERRLYTNRAAAPGDDHHRLWTSHTFSHPSTFDTLAVDPALREEIRADLLRFAARREHYARVGRAWKRGYLLHGPPGTGKTSLVAAIANLLEFDVYDLELTTVPTNSHLRRLLVSTTPKSVVVVEDIDCSLDLSDRKKNSGGADEDNTQLAMLSPAAAAAMAAIGRESISLSGVLNFVDGLWSSCVGERLMIFTTNHPERLDPALLRPGRMDRKIELGYCTPAALRVLAKNYIGVGEDPEDEPDAVVDGLMAEAEGLLAADVRITPADIGEVFMGCDGAGASAALKRLVGELRGRRDAPAADTVQSGAMTEEKME; encoded by the coding sequence ATGGAGATGGTCCTGGACTGGCGCTCGGTGGGCTCGCTGATCGCGACGGTCATGGTGTTCCGGACGGCCATGCGGGACTTCATCCCGCCGGAGGCCGAGCTGTGGCTGCGCCGCCTGCTGGCGCGCCTCGCCGCCGCGTTCCGGGCGCCCACGGCCACCATCCTCATCGACGAGGCCGACGGCGCCAGCTCCGGCGCCACCAACGACCTCTACGACGCCGCGCAGCTCTACCTCGGCTCGCgctgcctcgccgccgcccccgccgtgcGCCTCTACAAGCCGCGCCAGTCGGAGCGCGCCGTCGCCTCGCTCCCGGACTCGCACACCGCGGACGACACCTTCCAGGGCGTCCGCGTCAAGTGGACCTCCACGGCGCGCCCCGTCGAGCGCGGCGCCGGGCACAACCCCTACAACGTGTTCGGCtcccgcggcggcggcgccggcggcgacCACCGCAGCCTCGAGCTCCAGTTCCCGCGCCAGCACCGCGACTTCGTGCACGACACCTACATCCCCCACATCATCGACGAGGCCACAAGGATGCGGCTCAAGTCGCGGGAGCGCAGGCTCTACACCAACCGCGCCGCCGCGCCCGGCGACGACCACCACCGCCTCTGGACCTCCCACACCTTCTCCCACCCCTCCACCTTCGACACGCTCGCCGTCGACCCGGCGCTCCGTGAGGAGATCCGCGCCGACCTGCTCCGCTTCGCCGCCCGCCGGGAGCACTACGCGCGCGTCGGCCGCGCCTGGAAGCGCGGGTACCTGCTCCACGGCCCGCCCGGCACCGGCAAGACCAGCCTCGTGGCCGCCATCGCCAACCTCCTCGAGTTCGACGTGTACGACCTGGAGCTCACCACGGTGCCCACCAACTCCCACCTCCGCCGCCTGCTCGTCTCCACCACGCCCAAGTCCGTCGTCGTCGTGGAGGACATCGACTGCTCCCTCGACCTCTCCGACCGCAAGAAGAACTCCGGCGGCGCCGACGAGGACAACACGCAGCTGGCCATGCTCTCCCCGGCCGCGGCCGCGGCCATGGCGGCGATCGGGCGCGAGTCCATCAGCCTCTCCGGCGTCCTCAACTTCGTGGACGGGCTCTGGTCGTCCTGCGTGGGCGAGCGCCTGATGATCTTCACCACCAACCACCCGGAGCGGCTGGACCCGGCGCTGCTCCGCCCGGGCCGCATGGACCGCAAGATCGAGCTCGGCTACTGCACGCCCGCGGCGCTCCGCGTGCTCGCCAAGAACTACATCGGCGTCGGCGAGGACCCCGAGGACGAGCCCGACGCGGTGGTGGACGGCCTCATGGCCGAGGCCGAGGGCCTTCTGGCCGCCGACGTGCGTATCACGCCGGCCGACATCGGCGAGGTGTTCATGGGCTGCGACGGCGcaggcgcctccgccgccctcAAGAGGCTCGTCGGCGAGCTGCGCGGCAGGAGAGACGCGCCGGCCGCCGATACGGTGCAGTCCGGTGCAATGACAGAGGAGAAGATGGAGTGA